GAGGGCGGCATCGTAACGCGTCCCCGGCCTGGTTCACTTGTCGGGCGTTGCACGCTGGAGCGGAAACCGGCGGTGCGGCGGCGGCTTGTTCAGCGGCCATTGCGCGCTAGGCCCTCGCTGGCCGCGTCGATCGCGTCCAGCGCAGGCGGAGCGGCCGGCGTCGCGCGGTGGCAGCGACCGCGCCGGCAACCGCGCTACTGGCTGGCGCGGATGGCCATGGCCGGTTTGCGCCAGGGCGCGGCGAACGGCGGTTTCTGCGGGGCGCGCGGCTGCACCCACATCTCGCCCATGATCCGGTCCAGCCCGCGATCGAGCCCGGTGACCAGGCCGGCGCCCGGAGTGAAGGTCAGTTCGCCGAAATAGATCCGGCCTTCCTGGATGTACCAGTCCACGCGCACGTAATCGAAGTCGGTGGCGAGCGTCTTGCTGAGTTCCAGCGCCTGCTGCAGCAGCGCCTGCCCGCACGGCGGCGATTGCCCGGCGTCGCGGATGCGGTGGTAGGGCTCGTCCAGGTTGTTGACGAAGAAGGTCATCGCCAGCGGCGGTTGCAGGCGGTTGTAGATCACCTGCAGGACGTACTGGAAGCTGCCGTCGGGCTGCTTGAACATGTGGAACTTGTAGTCGACCGGCGCCTGGGTGCCGTCGCCGATGTACTGCTCCACCAGGATGCACGGCGGGATGCCGCGGTAGTGGATCTCGCGCACGACCTTGGAGTAGTCGGTCTGCAGCCAGCGCGTGCAGCTTTCCAGCAGGGCCTGCTTGCGGCGGTCGTCCGGCTCGTCGAGCAGCACCTCCACCATGCCCGCGCCGTGGTTGGGCTTGATGACGGTGTGCACCCAGCGCGGGAAGGTCAGCAGCGAGGTCGGATCTGCGGTGCTGTACAGCAGCGGGATCAGGTAGCGCTCGCCGATGCGGGCGGCGACGTGGTCGCGCACGGCGATCTTGTCGGTCAGCCGTCGATAGGTGTCGTGGTCGCCGTAGACCGACTTGCGGTACAGCACCTTCTCGTTGAAGCAGACCGGCGCGTGCAGGTTCGGCCAGCGGCCGAAGGTATCCAGGAAGTACAGGTGTTCCTGCCAACGCCACGGCAGCCGGGTGACGAAGACATGGGCGGTCTGCCTGAGCTTGCGTTTGAGGCCGAGCGGCGGTCTGGGAACCGCCGTCAGCGGCCCGGAGAGCCGGAATCCTGATTTCTCCGTAAATGCGGCCACGTCACTATCCATATGCCGACTCCATCGCGAAAAGGAGAGGAAAATATGATATTCGTCACGTAGGGGAAGTGAAATGGCGCAATTCTGAGCGCGGTCAGCTGCCTGAACCACTTTTCTGGCCGCTCTTTTGCACGTATGGCCTCGCCCTGACGGCTGGCCGTAGCCCGGAGGGCGCTGTACGCGTTCAGGGGTGCCTCCCGCGGGCGCACTGCGCCCGCGGTGCTGGGGGCGAGATCGGGATTCGGGCGCCCTGGGCACCGCAACTGCCGGACGCTGAAGTGGTCGGCGGCGCCGGCGCTGTCGAGGGCCGGCGCGGCGCGGATGTGCCGGCTCTGGCGGCGGGAGCGCCAACCGCCGCGCCGCGGACAGACGCCGCCGGGCGCGGGGCGCGTATTGCTACGACACAGGCGGACGCATTCGATTCCGCGGCGGCAGGCCGGCCGCCGCGACATGGTCCATACGGACGCTGCCTATACTCCCAGGCCTGTCCACCCTGCAGGTCCCACCGCATGAGCGCATCTCCAACGCCCACGGTCGTCTCCGGTTCCGCCGCCGCTCCCGGCAGCCTCCGCCGCTCGGTGTCCAACACGCTCAAGGGCTCGGCCGGCAACCTGGTCGAGTGGTACGACGTCTACGTCTACTCGGTGTTCGCCACTTACTTCGAATCGCAGTTCTTCTCCAAGGAGGACAAGAACGCGACGATGTTCGTGTGGGCGATCTTCGCCATGACCTTCCTGATGCGGCCGATCGGCGCGTGGTACTTCGGTCGCTTTGCCGACCGCTACGGCCGACGCCTGGCGCTGACCATCTCGGTGTCGCTGATGGCGCTGTGCTCGTTCGTCATCGCGGTCACCCCGACGGTGGCGACGATCGGCATCGCCGCGCCCATCATCCTGTTGCTGGCGCGGCTGCTGCAGGGCTTCGCCACCGGCGGCGAGTACGGCACCAGCGCCACCTACATGTCCGAGGCGGCGATCCCCGGCCGGCGCGGCTTCCTGTCCTCGTTCCACTACGTGACCCTGGTCGGCGGCCACGTGCTGGCGCAGGCCACGCTGCTGGTGATGCTGCATTTCTTCGACAAGGGCTGGGTGTCCGAGTGGGGCTGGCGCCTGGCCTTCGGCCTGGGCGGCATCGGTGCGCTGGTGGTGTTCTGGCTGCGCCGCACGATGGACGAGTCGCTGGGCTCGGATTCCATCGCCGAGGCGCGCAAGGGCGGCGCCCGCTCGGCCGGCTCGCTGCACGAGCTGTTCGTGCGCCAGTGGCGGCCGCTGCTGCTGTGCTTCCTGGTGACCGCCGGCGGCACCATCGCCTTCTACACCTATTCGGTCACCGGGCCGAAGATGATCCAGACCGCGTTCGCCGGCGACGACGTGATGGCCGGCACCATCATCAACCTGGTCGCGCTGACCGTGCTGATGCTGATGCAGCCGGTCGGCGGCTGGCTGTCGGACATCATCGGGCGCAAGACCCTGTTGGTGTTCTTCGGCATCGGCGGCGTGCTCTACACCTGGTTCCTGGTGCTGGAACTGCCCAAGCAGACCGACTGGCTCATCGCGTTCGCGATCCTGACCGGCGGCTTCGTGATCCTGACCGGCTACACCTCGATCAACGCGGTGGTGAAGGCCGAGCTGTTCCCGACCCACATCCGCGCGCTGGGCGTGGGCCTGGGCTACGCGCTGGCGAACTCGGCCTTCGGCGGCACCGCGCCGCTGCTGTACCAGGCCTCGCTGAAGACCGGGCACGTGACCACCTTCGTCTGGTACGCCACCGCGGTGATCGCGGTGTCGCTGGTGGTGTACATATTCTTCCTGAGCAACAAGGGCGCGAACTGGCTGGACGACGAGCGCGCGATGCACGAGCGCAAGCTGGCGCGGGCGTCTCGTAGCTGATCGAGTCGGATGGGCGCGGCGAGGCCGCGCCCATCCGTCGCTTCCAGGTACGCTGAAACTTCCGGGGACGTCGAGACCGCCCGGTCCGCCGAGCGCCGCAGTCGCGTCGCAGGCGGGCGACCGGGCCGAGACCTCGACGGCGCGGCAACTTCGCCAACCGCCGCACCCACCGGTGCTATCGTCGCGGCATGGGCAAGACCACCGCCACGATCCGCTTTGAGACGAAGCTGTTGCGGCCCGCGGCGCCCCCGGGCGCGACCTGGGCATTCCTGCTGGTACCGGCGCATGCGAGCGCGAGACTGCCGACGCGCGGCATGGTCAGCGTGGACGGCACGCTTGCCGGCCACCCGTTCCAGGCCACGCTGGCGCCCGACGGGCAGGGCAGCCACTGGCTCAAGCTGGACGAGGCCCTGCAGCAGGCCGCCCGCGTCGCCGTGGGCGACATGGTGGCGCTGGAGATCGCGCCGGCGGCGGTGGAGCCCGAGCCGGAGGTGCCGCCCGACCTGCGCCAGGCGCTGGCCGCGCATCCGGCGGCGCGCGCGCAATGGGACGATCTCACCGCGGTGGCGCGGCGCGACTGGATCTTCTGGATCGTCTCGGGCAAGAAGGCCGACACGCGCACCAAACGCATCGCCACCGCCTGCGACATGCTCGCCTCCGGCAAGCGCCGCGCCTGCTGCTTCGACCGCTCGGGCCTCTACAGCAAGGCGCTGGCCGCGCCGGAAGCGGCCGACTAGCGGCGGGGCGCGGCGGCGCCTGTGCGGCTGACGGCTGGCCGGGTGCACCGTGGGAGGGGCTTCAGCCCCGACGCGGTGCGGTGTCATCAGGCCCGCGGCTTCGCTCGTCGCGACTGAAGTCGCTCCTACAAGGGGCTTGCCTACAGGGGGGATTGCGGATGTCCGGCTGGGTGCACAGTGGGAGGGGCTTCAGCCCCGACGCGGTGCGGTGGCACTAGGCCCGCGGCTTCGCTCGTCGCGACTGAAGTCGCTCCTACAGGGGGTCTGCGGATGGCCGGCTGGGTGCACTGTAGGAGCGGCTTCAGCCGCGACCGCATCCGCCCCCGGAACGCTCCCCGCCGCCGCATTCGGCGACGCCCAGGCGACTCGGGTACCATGCAGCCCCCCTCACGGGCGTTTTCGCTCATGGCCGACTCCAAGAAGACCCCCGAATCCCCCGTTACCCAGGACCAGGCCGAAGCCGCCGTGCGCACCCTGCTGCGCTGGGCCGGCGAAGACCCGGACCGCGAGGGCCTGCTGGATACGCCGCGGCGCGTGGCCGAGGCCTACGGCGACTGGTTCAGCGGCTATCAGGCCGACCCGCGCGACTACCTGCTGCGCACCTTCGAGGAAGTGGCCGGCTACGACGAGCTGATCGTGCTGCGCGACATCGAATACGAAAGCCATTGCGAGCACCACATGGCGCCGATCATCGGCAGGGTCCATGTCGGCTACCTGCCGCGCGGCAAGGTGGTGGGCATCAGCAAGCTGGCGCGCGTGGTCGAGGCCTATGCGCGGCGCTTCCAGGTGCAGGAGAAGATGACCGCGCAGATCGCGCAGTGCATCCAGGACGTGCTGCAGCCGCTGGGCGTGGGCGTGGTGGTGGAAGGCGCGCACGAGTGCATGACCACCCGCGGCATCCACAAGCGCGGGGTCAGCATGGTCACCTCGAAGATGCTCGGCACCTTCCGCGAGGACGCGCGCACCCGCGCCGAGTTCCTGCGCTTCATCGACGGCAGCGGCAAGCGTTGAGCCAGCGGTGGCGGGGACGGCGGTCGCGGCGGGCATGAAGCAACACGAACGGATCGCAGGCTATCGCCTGCTGCGCGAACGGCCGCTGTGGAAGCTGCTGGCCGCCGACCACGCGCCGGAACTGATCGGCCTGCTGCAGACGCTGCTGCTGGACGGCGAACGCCGGCTGCCGTCGGCGGTGCTGCACGAGCGCCTGCAGCGCCAGCTCGACGCGCTGCGCGCGGACCAGCTCTCGCGCGACCTGCCGCGCACCGCGCAGGCCTATCTCGCCCATTGGCTGGCCCAGGGCTGGCTGGAACGGCGCCTGCCCGAAGGCGCGGCAGAAGAGGAGTACGAACTCTCGCGCGCGGCCGCGCAGGCGATCCGCTTCATCGCCGGGTTGCGCGAGAGCGCCAGCAACGCCACCGAGAGCCGGCTGTCACTGGTGATCCAGCAGCTGGTGCAGCTGGCCGGGCAGACCGAATCCGATCCGGACGCGCGCCTGGCCGCGCTGCGCGCCGAGCGCGAGCGCATCGATGCGGAGATCGAGCGCGTGGCCGCCGGCCGCGTCGCTGCGCTGGACGGCAAGCGCGCGCTGGAGCGCGCGCGCGACCTGATCCACCTGTCCGACGAGCTGGCCGAGGATTTCCACCGCGTCCGCGACGACTTCGAGCGCCTCAACCGCGAGTTCCGCGAACGCATCATCGACGACGAAGGCGCGCGCGGCGATGTGCTGCAGCAGCTGTTCGACGGCGTGGACGTGATCGCCGACAGCGAGGCCGGGCGCAGTTTCCAGGCGTTCTGGAACCTGCTCAACGACGCGCAGCAGAGCGGCCAGCTCGACCAGGCGCTGGACGCGCTGCTGGCGCGCGGCTTCGCGCGCAGGCTCGACCGCCGCGAGCGCGCCTTCCTGCGCGGGCTCACCGGCACCCTGCTCGAGCGCGGCGGCGAGGTGCATACGGTGATGCAGCACTTCGCGCGTAGCCTGCGCGGCTTCGTGCAGAGCCGCGGCTACCTGGAGCAACGCCGCCTCAACCAGCTGCTCAAGCAGGCCCAGGGCGAAGCCTTGCAGCTGCGCGAGCGCCTGCACGCCACCGCCGCGACCGGCTACACGCTTCCGCTGAGCGGCAGCCGCCTGCGCTCGCTGTCGCAGTGGCGCCTGCACGACCCGCGCCTGGCCCAGGTCGATGGCCGCGTGCATGCCGCCGATGCGGCGGAGATTTCGCTGGACAGCGTCGGCGACCTGGTCGCGCAGTCGGAGATCGACGTGCGCGCGCTGCGCCGCGACCTGCACGACCTGCTCGGCCGGCAGCCGCGGCTG
The Xanthomonas sp. AM6 DNA segment above includes these coding regions:
- the folE gene encoding GTP cyclohydrolase I FolE, which codes for MADSKKTPESPVTQDQAEAAVRTLLRWAGEDPDREGLLDTPRRVAEAYGDWFSGYQADPRDYLLRTFEEVAGYDELIVLRDIEYESHCEHHMAPIIGRVHVGYLPRGKVVGISKLARVVEAYARRFQVQEKMTAQIAQCIQDVLQPLGVGVVVEGAHECMTTRGIHKRGVSMVTSKMLGTFREDARTRAEFLRFIDGSGKR
- a CDS encoding DUF3375 domain-containing protein, whose protein sequence is MKQHERIAGYRLLRERPLWKLLAADHAPELIGLLQTLLLDGERRLPSAVLHERLQRQLDALRADQLSRDLPRTAQAYLAHWLAQGWLERRLPEGAAEEEYELSRAAAQAIRFIAGLRESASNATESRLSLVIQQLVQLAGQTESDPDARLAALRAERERIDAEIERVAAGRVAALDGKRALERARDLIHLSDELAEDFHRVRDDFERLNREFRERIIDDEGARGDVLQQLFDGVDVIADSEAGRSFQAFWNLLNDAQQSGQLDQALDALLARGFARRLDRRERAFLRGLTGTLLERGGEVHTVMQHFARSLRGFVQSRGYLEQRRLNQLLKQAQGEALQLRERLHATAATGYTLPLSGSRLRSLSQWRLHDPRLAQVDGRVHAADAAEISLDSVGDLVAQSEIDVRALRRDLHDLLGRQPRLTIGDALQQRPAVQGLGSIIGYLSLGTRHGVVIDGELETVQWEGGDGTLRRARIPLVWFTREKRNELV
- a CDS encoding ATP-grasp fold amidoligase family protein, with protein sequence MTAVPRPPLGLKRKLRQTAHVFVTRLPWRWQEHLYFLDTFGRWPNLHAPVCFNEKVLYRKSVYGDHDTYRRLTDKIAVRDHVAARIGERYLIPLLYSTADPTSLLTFPRWVHTVIKPNHGAGMVEVLLDEPDDRRKQALLESCTRWLQTDYSKVVREIHYRGIPPCILVEQYIGDGTQAPVDYKFHMFKQPDGSFQYVLQVIYNRLQPPLAMTFFVNNLDEPYHRIRDAGQSPPCGQALLQQALELSKTLATDFDYVRVDWYIQEGRIYFGELTFTPGAGLVTGLDRGLDRIMGEMWVQPRAPQKPPFAAPWRKPAMAIRASQ
- a CDS encoding YdeI/OmpD-associated family protein, which gives rise to MGKTTATIRFETKLLRPAAPPGATWAFLLVPAHASARLPTRGMVSVDGTLAGHPFQATLAPDGQGSHWLKLDEALQQAARVAVGDMVALEIAPAAVEPEPEVPPDLRQALAAHPAARAQWDDLTAVARRDWIFWIVSGKKADTRTKRIATACDMLASGKRRACCFDRSGLYSKALAAPEAAD
- a CDS encoding MFS transporter; translation: MSASPTPTVVSGSAAAPGSLRRSVSNTLKGSAGNLVEWYDVYVYSVFATYFESQFFSKEDKNATMFVWAIFAMTFLMRPIGAWYFGRFADRYGRRLALTISVSLMALCSFVIAVTPTVATIGIAAPIILLLARLLQGFATGGEYGTSATYMSEAAIPGRRGFLSSFHYVTLVGGHVLAQATLLVMLHFFDKGWVSEWGWRLAFGLGGIGALVVFWLRRTMDESLGSDSIAEARKGGARSAGSLHELFVRQWRPLLLCFLVTAGGTIAFYTYSVTGPKMIQTAFAGDDVMAGTIINLVALTVLMLMQPVGGWLSDIIGRKTLLVFFGIGGVLYTWFLVLELPKQTDWLIAFAILTGGFVILTGYTSINAVVKAELFPTHIRALGVGLGYALANSAFGGTAPLLYQASLKTGHVTTFVWYATAVIAVSLVVYIFFLSNKGANWLDDERAMHERKLARASRS